The genomic stretch GCACTTCCTTGAACTgaggatttttgtttttaaataaatatgtaatGGTGCAGATATTTTGGCATAACGCTATAACACAAAGGTTAGCCACAAATACAAATGCttgcaattttgtttttttattattattggttgGTAATTAGAAGAGACATTATATTTTGACTCATTGTTTAAAAAAGAGCTACAGAGACGAGGTCTTCGCTGATCGGCACATCTTAGTCATGTGTTTACCAAATATTTCATCTCTAATACCATAAATAAAGGGACTAACAAGTCGAGGAAGACACACAAGTATTACAAAGTTAGTTAAAGGAAGATAATAAAAATATTGTCTCAGATATTGCTCTGTTAATGTAGTGGTAAAAGACAACATGCAGAGGAGCAGCTGGAAAGCATGAAGCAACACGGTTTTCCCAGCCTTGGAAGCCAATTTTCCTGAACCAGCTCTCCGAGCCACCAACATGACCCTGATGTAGGTATAGGCAATGATCAGCCACACCCCTGTAAAACTGGTCACATCAGCTATTGTTCTAACAGTATTTTGTGCTTCATGGATCGTTAATAGTGGCCAATGACAGATGGTGCTAGCAGAAAAAGCTTTCTCATTGGCTAAGAAGCTAAATATGAGGAAGCTAACAAACTGTGGAAAGAGGCCTACAGTCCACATGATAAAAACAGCCACTTTTGACCTTTGGACACTGCACACTTCAGCATGTCTCAGCGGGTAGCAGATGGCGGCATAGCGCTCCAAGGACATGACGGCCAGGTTGTAAGGAGTCACTCTAAATGTGCACGTGTTTAAGCTGATAATCAAGAAACAGAGCATCAGAGGCCATAATGTAGAATACAATGCAGTAGCATAAATAATAAAGGCAATTAAAATGTTAAGTGAATCATTTACTAACATGTGAATGAACAACACGTAGCGGGAGTTCTCCTGGAGGCGAGGAAAGCTGAAGAAGACTTTCAGTATGGCGACCATGAAGTAGAGGAAGATGATATATAAGATGCTTGTGGGTAATAAAAAAATCACCCGTATAATTTCATTGAGCTTAACGTTCGCTAGAGTTGTGGTGGTGACAAGCTGGGTAGAGTTAGGCATTGCTGAGAACCAAAAGGACATTGTCAAGAAATAAAATTACATAAAATACATCATATTCATTTCTTGGCAGACATATTTGCAAAAAGCAGGGGTGTAGGATAATCAAATATAaattaatacagtgtgctggtaaGGTGTATAATGGAAGACTAAGGATAATGATGCaactaattttgagttgatgcagcattatgcaaatataATCAGCTTGAAAAGGGACCAATTGAATTTTACctaagcaggatttgattggttcattttcaagctgctaaatttgcatataaaatttgcaCAATGCCGCATCAAttccaaattatttgcatctcactgaccatccctatggAAGACAACTaacgttaaagaaaaaaaaggaaacccCTTCACCCCACAGGACCACACTACCGTA from Hyperolius riggenbachi isolate aHypRig1 chromosome 2, aHypRig1.pri, whole genome shotgun sequence encodes the following:
- the LOC137544765 gene encoding odorant receptor 131-2-like, translating into MAMDSDELMELEEAPAMPNSTQLVTTTTLANVKLNEIIRVIFLLPTSILYIIFLYFMVAILKVFFSFPRLQENSRYVLFIHILNTCTFRVTPYNLAVMSLERYAAICYPLRHAEVCSVQRSKVAVFIMWTVGLFPQFVSFLIFSFLANEKAFSASTICHWPLLTIHEAQNTVRTIADVTSFTGVWLIIAYTYIRVMLVARRAGSGKLASKAGKTVLLHAFQLLLCMLSFTTTLTEQYLRQYFYYLPLTNFVILVCLPRLVSPFIYGIRDEIFGKHMTKMCRSAKTSSL